The following nucleotide sequence is from Deltaproteobacteria bacterium.
CAAGGCAAAGGCGATCCGCGGGATCGCCGCCGCCATCGTCGAGCGGCACGGGGGGGAAGTTCCGGGGACGATGGAGGCCCTGACCGCCCTGCCGGGCGTGGGCCGCAAGACGGCGTCGATCATTCTCGGCGCCTGTTTCGGAGTTCCTGCGCTGCCGGTGGATACGCATGTCGCAAGGGTTTCGTTCCGCCTCGGCCTGACGGCGTCGAAGGATCCGGTGAAGATCGAACAGGATCTTTCCGGAAAAGTGCCCGAGAGAAACCGGTGGGAATTTGCGACACGCCTCGGATGGCACGGACGGCGTATCTGCGTTGCACGAAAACCGAAATGTGCGGAATGCGGTCTGGAGGCGGTCTGCCCCAAAAACGGAGTGAAACAGGGGCGTGCCGCGTGCCCTCCCGCCGGGTTCAGGAGGCCGTCACGATAAGTATCTGCGTTTCCTTGTCCGCGGCATTGTGCCACCGGTACGGCGTGTTTCCGCGGAAGTAAAGGCTGTCGCCCTCCTCGAGCCGCACCATTTCCCCGTTCAATTCGACGTCCAGCGCACCCTTCACGACGAGGAAGAATTCCTCTCCTCGATGCGTGATGTAGTCCTCTCCGCTGGACGAGCCGGTCTTCAGGACGCTCAGCATCGGCAGGAATCGCTGGCCGGGGAGACCCGAAGCCAGGCTGAGGAAATCCGCGT
It contains:
- a CDS encoding cupin domain-containing protein, whose protein sequence is MDSMNVGKNIKSMRKKKGLTLQELAEKSGISATAISAIERNVSSPTVNTLASIGQALGESLSTLLGESELSYIVTRADKRVRLASEVRNADFLSLASGLPGQRFLPMLSVLKTGSSSGEDYITHRGEEFFLVVKGALDVELNGEMVRLEEGDSLYFRGNTPYRWHNAADKETQILIVTAS
- the nth gene encoding endonuclease III — protein: MPTRSPPAPVHFVLDFLARAYPDAAIVLDFSGPFRLLVATVLAAQCTDERVNRVSPGLFRRYPDPRALAAAPQDEVEEAVRPTGFYRNKAKAIRGIAAAIVERHGGEVPGTMEALTALPGVGRKTASIILGACFGVPALPVDTHVARVSFRLGLTASKDPVKIEQDLSGKVPERNRWEFATRLGWHGRRICVARKPKCAECGLEAVCPKNGVKQGRAACPPAGFRRPSR